A single window of Nicotiana sylvestris chromosome 5, ASM39365v2, whole genome shotgun sequence DNA harbors:
- the LOC104225419 gene encoding heterogeneous nuclear ribonucleoprotein 1-like, whose translation MEMEPGKLFVGGISWDTNEDRLKEYFQVFGDVVEAVIMKDRITGRARGFGFVVFADPSVAERVVKEKHIIDGRTVEAKKAVPRDDQHITRNNGSMQGSPGPARTKKIFVGGLASSVTESDFKNYFDQFGTITDVVVMYDHNTQRPRGFGFITYDSEEAVDKVLYKTFHELNGKMVEVKRAVPKELSPGPTRSQFGGQNYGLNRVNNLLNAYTQGYVPGSIGSYGVRMEGRYSPLTAGRNGYSSFNPAEFSMPTGIDSALNPNYGGSGTFGSNYGRGFSSFYNGNSNRYGGPVGFGPGRSGSGSMLNSVGWNLWDNESLNYGTNSANSTDFVGSGSGVAGYGTLGGLGTIWGASSISGQGGGNGSFGSGNITNSGETGGAVYGRNSGGNAVNTSPYAPAKDVHTGAFGNLYGTVGASLYEDSAWRSASPELDGSASFGYGLGNADSLGLVGGYSVANRSNKGIAA comes from the exons ATGGAAATGGAGCCGGGAAAATTGTTTGTTGGAGGAATTTCTTGGGACACGAATGAAGATCGTCTCAAAGAATATTTCCAAGTTTTTGGTGATGTGGTTGAAGCTGTGATCATGAAAGATCGGATCACTGGCCGTGCTCGAGGTTTTGGTTTTGTTGTTTTTGCAGACCCTTCTGTTGCCGAAAGAGTTGTCAAGGAAAAACATATAATTGATGGTAGAACT GTAGAGGCAAAGAAGGCTGTTCCGAGAGATGATCAACACATTACCAGAAACAATGGAAGCATGCAGGGCTCTCCTGGTCCTGCGCGCACTAAAAAGATTTTTGTTGGAGGCTTGGCATCCTCGGTCACCGAGAGTGACTTCAAGAATTACTTTGATCAATTTGGGACGATCACAGATGTTGTGGTGATGTATGATCACAACACACAAAGGCCTAGAGGATTTGGATTCATCACCTATGACTCAGAGGAGGCAGTTGATAAAGTTCTATACAAAACATTCCATGAACTTAATGGTAAAATGGTCGAGGTTAAGCGTGCAGTTCCCAAAGAACTATCACCTGGTCCAACCCGAAGCCAATTTGGTGGACAGAACTATGGTTTAAACCGGGTTAACAATTTGCTTAATGCGTATACTCAAGGTTACGTTCCAGGCTCGATTGGAAGTTATGGAGTGAGAATGGAAGGTAGATACAGTCCACTTACTGCTGGTCGGAATGGATATTCTTCCTTTAATCCTGCTGAGTTTAGTATGCCAACTGGCATAGACTCCGCATTGAACCCAAACTATGGTGGAAGTGGAACTTTTGGTTCTAATTATGGACGTGGATTCAGTTCCTTTTACAATGGGAATTCAAACAGGTACGGTGGTCCTGTCGGGTTTGGCCCCGGAAGGTCTGGAAGTGGTTCAATGTTGAATTCAGTAGGATGGAACCTGTGGGACAATGAGAGTCTCAATTATGGAACAAATTCCGCCAACTCTACTGATTTTGTTGGTTCTGGAAGCGGGGTTGCAGGATATGGTACTCTTGGAGGTCTCGGAACAATCTGGGGTGCCTCTTCAATTTCAGGTCAAGGTGGTGGAAATGGTTCTTTTGGCAGTGGCAACATCACTAACAGTGGTGAAACAGGTGGGGCAGTGTATGGACGAAACTCGGGTGGCAATGCTGTCAATACGTCACCATATGCTCCAGCAAAAGACGTTCACACTGGAGCTTTTGGGAACTTGTATGGTACTGTAGGTGCCTCACTTTATGAGGACTCGGCTTGGCGTTCAGCATCTCCAGAACTAGATGGCTCTGCTTCCTTTGGTTATGGACTCGGGAATGCAGACTCACTCGGTCTTGTTGGGGGTTATAGTGTTGCAAATAGATCAAATAAAG GAATTGCTGCCTAG